The nucleotide window TGCTGGTCAGCATCTCCGCTTTGAACTGCTGGCCGAACTCACGGTCCTGAATCCATTGGCCTTCCGCCGTGACCCATTCACCGGGGCTGACCGAGGCGAGAGATCCCACTACCGAGACCAGATCACGGTGGCCTTGGGCTTTGACTTTGAGTACGGCAAAGCCGGTGTCCTCGTTGTGAAACGTGACGCGCTCAATCAAGCCGGACAGACTTTCGGCAAATGGTTTTGGGGGCTGCGGTTGCAAGAGGTGGAATGTACGAATCACAGGTAAGGCAGGCAAGCGTAGATTCAGATGTGTCTGGATAATAATATTGCAGCTGCATGGTGCAGGTGTTTCACTCATCCGATGCCGATCAAAATGGCCCTTCTGGTAGATGATGGAGCGCCGGTCAATCCGATGTTCTTCCATGACCCGCCATACGATCACGCGCTGCTGATGCCTAACTCGCTGGTTCGCGATTTCGCCGATCTCTGCGGGGAGTACGGGGTTAAGGGTAAATTCAGCGTTCTGCCTATGCCGTGCTGCTTGGGAGGCATTGACGGCAGCCTAAATCATGTGCCTGCGAGACACCTGTCAGATTTCCTCCGATTGGTGCGTGACCGGATTTCTCCCAGTTTCGATATCACGCCCGAAATTCTGACGCATCTTGCGGCATATCAACTGGATGGTGGGTTTGCACATTTGTACGAGGATGAGTGGTTCGCAAGGGCCTCTGTGGAGGAGATGACTGACTACATCGCGCTTGGGTTAGAGATCCTCGACCATGTGGGCCTGCCAGCCAAAGGAGTGACTAGCCCGTGGAATACGGGTGAATCCAAAGTTTGACCGGTCGGTCAGTTTGGGTGTATGACTCGGACGATATTTGTCCTATCAGTTGTAACCTTTGGAGGATAATCGATGAAAATACTTGGAATCTGTGGGAGTCCCCGAGGTGGCAAGAGCCAGATGCTGGAGGCGGATGGTATCGTGCTGGCATCCCCAGTCTATCTCGATCACGTTACAGCCCAAATGAAGGCGCTCTTGGACCGGACCAGCCACTTTGTTCACTGCTTGCGACTGACCGGTAAATATATGGCCGCCTTGACCACCAGTGGCGGTGGGGGCGGTGAGGCGACGATGGCATTCATGAAACCGAATCTACAACCGTACCACCATTGATCTGTTCCAGTTGGGCCGGAGTAGGAAGTTGGGCTGTTTGGTCATGATGGTGGTGACGGGATTATTGGCTGCGGTGGATGCCCCGTTAAGACCCATGCATTCTTGAAACTAGTACTTGAATCATGCAGAATCCAACGCAAATCAAATAGGATAATAGATGAAAAACATACGATGGGGAATTATTGGCTGTGGCGACGTGTGTGAAGTCAAAAGCGGGCCCGCTTTTTCGAAAATTACCGGGAGCAGTTTGCGCGCCGTTATGCGCCGTAATTCCGCAAAAGCTTCCGACTATGCCACCCGTCACAACGTACCTAAGTTTTACAGCAGTGCCGATCAATTGATCTATGACTCCGAGGTGGACATTGTCTATATTGCCACGCCACCCGGCACGCATGCCGCCTACGCTCTTCGTGTCTGCAAGGCTGGCAAACCTGCTTATATCGAAAAACCCATGGCCCGTAACGCCACTGAATGTGAATCCATGCTCAGCGCTTTTCGCGGGGCCGGTCTGCCGTTGTTCATTGCCTATTACCGACGCTGCCTGCCCCGCTTTCTGCAAGTCCGAGACTGGCTGGTTGAAGGCTCCATCGGCGCGTTGACCCATATTAACTACCGTTACACCTCGCCTTGTCAAAAGGCCAGTGATCCTGCTGCATTACCTTGGCGGATGGATGTTGAACAATCAGGGGGAGGTCTGTTTCTCGATTTGGGCAGTCACACCTTGGATATCTTTGATTATTTATTCGGTCCACTTGGGCATGTGATTGGCGACGCCGCCAATCTTGCAAA belongs to bacterium and includes:
- a CDS encoding NAD(P)H-dependent oxidoreductase, with the protein product MKILGICGSPRGGKSQMLEADGIVLASPVYLDHVTAQMKALLDRTSHFVHCLRLTGKYMAALTTSGGGGGEATMAFMKPNLQPYHH
- a CDS encoding Gfo/Idh/MocA family oxidoreductase, whose amino-acid sequence is MKNIRWGIIGCGDVCEVKSGPAFSKITGSSLRAVMRRNSAKASDYATRHNVPKFYSSADQLIYDSEVDIVYIATPPGTHAAYALRVCKAGKPAYIEKPMARNATECESMLSAFRGAGLPLFIAYYRRCLPRFLQVRDWLVEGSIGALTHINYRYTSPCQKASDPAALPWRMDVEQSGGGLFLDLGSHTLDIFDYLFGPLGHVIGDAANLAKSNAVEDVVTMQFRVPCGALGSASWNFAGPCREDIIEISGTRGRITLTCFGNEPVRLENQSGVQIAERPNPPHIQQPLIQTIVNELNHQGVCPSTGASALRTTKVMDTVLERYYGGRTDAFWSRSATWSNASNQQVGGNS